From Weissella diestrammenae, a single genomic window includes:
- the rnjA gene encoding ribonuclease J1 produces the protein MAMDINIQPEETAVFALGGLGEIGKNTYAIQSGDDIVVIDAGVKFPEDELLGIDYVIPDYTYLKENENKIRGLVITHGHEDHIGAIHFFLNAVNVPVYAGPLAIALIKNKLEEHGILGRTELHEITEDDVLHFGVLTVEFFRTTHSIPDTFGVAVHTPVGVIVETGDFKFDLTPTTHQPPNLQKMARIGSEGVLLLMSDSTNAERAEFTKSEKWVGKTIDRLFDDITGRIIFATFASNMSRVQMATEAALAHGRKIAVFGRSMDSAVTNGLELGYLNIPDEMLIDAHEANKLPPNEVLILSTGSQGEPMAALARIANGTHKQIKIQPDDTVIFSSSPIPGNTQSVNRVINELEEAGANVIHGRVNNIHTSGHGGQEEQKLMLSLMKPKYFMPVHGEYRMLKVHAGLGYEIGIKEENTFVLGNGDVLALTADSARVADHIPADDTYVDGNGIGDIGTAVLRDRQMLSQDGLVVVVATIDLKNQEITAGPDILSRGFIYMRESEELINEGRREIFKAILTAMREPNASEHSIRNVVISQLQRFLYDQTKRRPLILPMFIMI, from the coding sequence ATGGCAATGGATATTAACATTCAGCCTGAAGAGACAGCAGTCTTTGCACTCGGCGGGCTTGGAGAAATTGGAAAAAACACGTATGCCATTCAATCAGGTGATGATATCGTCGTGATTGACGCTGGTGTTAAATTTCCTGAAGATGAACTACTTGGAATTGATTACGTTATTCCTGACTATACTTATTTAAAAGAAAATGAGAATAAAATTCGTGGCTTAGTTATTACTCACGGACACGAAGACCATATCGGTGCAATTCACTTCTTTCTAAATGCTGTCAATGTCCCTGTTTATGCTGGGCCGCTTGCTATAGCATTAATTAAGAATAAACTTGAAGAACATGGTATTCTTGGCCGAACAGAATTGCACGAAATTACTGAAGACGATGTTTTGCATTTCGGCGTTCTAACCGTTGAATTTTTCCGAACAACACACTCGATTCCTGATACATTCGGGGTGGCTGTGCATACACCAGTTGGTGTCATTGTTGAAACTGGTGACTTTAAATTTGACCTGACACCAACAACCCATCAGCCACCTAATCTTCAAAAGATGGCCCGTATTGGTTCTGAGGGTGTCCTACTCTTGATGTCTGATTCGACCAATGCAGAACGTGCTGAATTTACGAAGTCTGAAAAATGGGTTGGTAAAACCATTGATCGTCTTTTCGACGACATCACTGGTCGTATCATTTTTGCAACTTTTGCATCAAATATGTCACGTGTTCAAATGGCAACTGAAGCTGCACTTGCTCATGGACGTAAAATTGCTGTCTTTGGCCGTTCAATGGATTCAGCCGTAACAAATGGTCTGGAATTGGGATATTTAAATATTCCTGATGAAATGCTAATTGACGCACACGAAGCTAACAAATTACCACCAAATGAGGTGTTAATTTTGTCAACGGGTTCACAAGGAGAACCCATGGCTGCGCTCGCTCGAATTGCCAATGGCACGCACAAACAAATTAAGATTCAGCCAGACGATACAGTCATCTTCTCTTCTTCTCCTATTCCTGGAAATACCCAATCGGTTAATCGTGTGATAAATGAATTGGAAGAAGCTGGCGCTAACGTTATCCATGGCCGTGTCAATAATATCCACACTTCTGGACACGGTGGTCAAGAAGAACAAAAGTTGATGCTTTCGTTAATGAAGCCAAAATACTTTATGCCCGTTCACGGTGAATACCGCATGCTTAAAGTCCACGCTGGTTTGGGTTATGAAATTGGCATTAAAGAAGAGAATACCTTCGTACTGGGTAACGGTGACGTACTTGCCTTAACAGCAGACTCTGCTCGTGTCGCAGATCACATTCCTGCGGATGACACCTATGTCGATGGTAATGGTATTGGTGATATTGGCACCGCCGTCCTACGGGATCGCCAAATGTTGTCACAAGATGGGCTTGTGGTTGTCGTTGCAACCATTGATTTAAAAAATCAAGAAATCACAGCTGGACCCGATATTCTGTCGCGAGGATTCATCTATATGCGCGAATCAGAAGAATTGATTAATGAGGGACGTCGTGAAATTTTCAAAGCCATTTTAACCGCAATGCGTGAACCAAATGCGAGTGAACATTCAATTCGAAATGTTGTTATCTCACAACTTCAACGGTTCTTATATGATCAAACAAAACGTCGGCCATTGATTTTGCCAATGTTTATTATGATTTAA
- a CDS encoding DNA-directed RNA polymerase subunit epsilon, translating to MIYKVYYQPTKKQNPKRENTLSLYVEAADLATARHAVESNTDFNLEHIEELSDAALTYEQQSLGDRFKLTEF from the coding sequence ATGATTTACAAAGTCTATTATCAACCTACTAAGAAACAAAACCCAAAGCGTGAAAATACGCTTTCACTCTATGTTGAAGCTGCTGATTTAGCAACCGCACGACATGCGGTTGAATCAAACACTGATTTCAATTTGGAGCATATCGAAGAATTGTCTGATGCTGCTCTCACATACGAACAACAGAGTCTAGGCGATCGTTTCAAGCTAACGGAGTTCTAA